The DNA sequence TTCGAAACATTATTGTATCCCTACCTGCCACCTAATGTGAGATCACCTAAGGTATGTAATCATTCAAATGGCTTTGCTTATGTAGTTGAGGATGCCCTAATAGTCTTGTTTATGGTTCTGTGGTGAAGGAGTGTACGAAACTTTTTCTTGTGAAGCTGCCGGAGAGTCGAAAATTCATTGTGCCAAAGAACCTAAAGTTGCTTGCAGTTCCATTGTGCCAAATTCATGAAAATCAAAAGGTATGGATTTCCATTGGACCCAGAAAGTATTTAGGTCACAGGCTATATGATGCTTGAATTGATTCACATTGTTGTATATTAGGGAATTAAAACCATGTTAGAATCATTTGAGGATAGTATAAACTATAGAAGTACCTTATGCTcattttttggtgactgaagtTATGACTTAATACAGTGGTGCTATGTTTCCCTGAATgcctttatttttgcattttgcagAGATATGGGCAAGTGATATCAGCGGTCCCTCAGCTGCTTTCAAAGTTCTCCTTCAACATGATTGAATCTTAAGTCATTGACATGATGCAACCTTCGGTAGCTGAACATGGCCTTGACGACttgtacacacacacacacacacatatatatatatatatatatatatatatatatatatatagagagagagagagagagagagagtatacaAGAGTGATAGTGATGATGAAAACTTGAAATCAGAAATGTGCATGTTATTTCAATGGTTGGTTTGAAAATTTTCCATCGAGTACTTACCCCTTCCTTTTCTTTTGGggcttttttgttgtttttttctttttcaataatacACGTACATACCCCCTCATACACGCACATGATTTTTAGCCTTGGCTTCATGGGAGTTGTCTGTAAGTGTGAAATACTCcgaatgagtgattcattcagcTACACTtctctcactcactcactctcaTTCTCTCTTCTTCTCAAATCATGACGAGACAAATATTTGCCAGACATTCCTTTGATTTCAACCACAACCGGGCCTAAGTTTTTTGTAATGTGAACTTGTGAAAAAAACAGTTAAATCTTTCAGTAGCTACTACTTCTGTATTATTATGTCCATCTCCCACCGGACAACTTAACAACCAGAATTTTAAAGCCAAATCCTATCATTTTTAAAGTTTAAGCACTACAAAAAACAAACCATACAATATTGCAAATCACACGGGAACTGAAAGCAGCAACTGTATGATTTATTGCATGTAAATTGAGCTTAGTCAGCAATATAAAACTTGTTTGCACAAATTGCAGCCACtatagttttaatatattaacCTAACGAATGAATAATAAAGGGGGATTATAGATAAGAAAAAAGGGTTGAAGTACCTAAGTTCATGTTGTTCACCAATAATCACGGCAAGAGCATAGCCCGTCTTTAAAATGATGGAACCTTTTAGCATCTCTAATGATGAGTTCTCTTCCAACAATCTTAGAAATAATCTTCAGTGCAGTATGACAATCCCCACAAACTCGAAGGTTCTTAATTACCCTGATAGGAGAGCGAGCAGAGCTGCTAAGGAGACCATAAGCAACAGCAAGTCTCTCACTATGGGCAAGCAgagcttcttcttttccttcttggtCTATGTCATGCAACACAAACTTTGTCTCTGGAATATAGCCAGCTTCTTTCATCTGCGACTTCATACCTCTAAGTAAGGCATATATTTTATCATTTTCAGGATGAGAAGTATCTCCGGCTCTATATTCATGGACTCGGCTCCTTACTTCCAGTGGATTTTTGCTTGCTAGTTTCCTGTCTTTCTCTTTTGTCAAGTCTGAGGCTTTGACAGGTACAAGGCCAGCCTTGGATTGCTCAATTAAGCGCGAAGGATCTAGTTGCTCAACTAACTCAGCACAACGATACCCCAGCTCAGTGTTTCCGTGAGCTCTACAGAGATTCATCATAGTCTCCCATACATCAACACTTGGCTCCATTGGCATCTTTTCAATGAATTCAAAGGCTTCATCCAGATGCCCAATACTACCAATCATGTCTACTACACTGACAAAATGAGCCATAGACGGTACAATACCAAAATCCTTGCTCATGGATTCAAAGTGTAGCATTCCTTCATCAATATCTCCCAGCATACTGCATGTCAAAAACACCCCGATGAACATCTGACCATCAGGTTTCAGTCCCTTTTCTTTAAATTGAGTGAATAGATCAATGGAATCTTCTGCAAACCCATTCTTAGCAAGCTGTGTTATCATAGTATCCCATGTAGTCAAATTGCGCTCTGGCATATTATTGAACACATTGAGTGCGTCATCCACAGAACCACATTCAAAATACATCTCCAGTATCTTATTATAAGTGCTGACTTGGAGGGGTGACAGATATTGCAAAGCATTTCTGTGTACAATTTTTGCCTCTTCAAGAGACTTAGCCTCTCCACAATGGTGCATTAATTGTAAATATCGCGGCAAATCCACAGGAATATGCAATTTTGCCAACAATTCCAAAACTTCAACTGCTTCCTTCACTTTACCGTTCATGCAGAAACCATCCAGTTCCTCAAGTGTGCCTCTATATGGACTATCATTAGATGCTTCAGCTGATACGCCATCAGGTTTTGCGGAGCCAAATGTTGATCCCTGTACAGTATTCCAGTTTGGAGAATACTGACCATTTTTCGGAGTTTGCTGAAATTGTTCAGTACCCAAGTATCGCTGACTAAACTCATTACTCCCTGAGTAATGATCATTTGGTGACGGATTACGAATATTTGTAGGAAGATTCCCTAGAAGATTTCCTGGAGACTCTGAAAGCCTAAGTGAGCTATGAGCATTTGGATACTGCATCCTTCCTCTGGGTTCTTGTGTCCAATTCTGGTTCCCAGTAAATGCATTTTGATGCATTCCAATTCCCTTTGAATTATCACCACCGACCCCAACTTGCTTCTCTTGCATCCTTGTATTGCTTTGACCATAGTACCCATTGACGCCTCCATTATGTCCAAAGGAATTGTTCTGAACTGAATTCCTAGAGATGCTTATATGACTTTCATTTGCAACCTGACCAGCTCCATAAGAAATTCTACCAGAACTGCCATGATTATTTCCATACGACCCACTAAAATTTCCACCACGAGCAGCTAAATTATTCCCATATTCATTTCGAATTCCCTCTGTATGACCCCAGTTCGGGTTTATGTTCTGCCGATTTCCCGCCGAAGTTCCTCCGGCAGAACCATTTG is a window from the Arachis hypogaea cultivar Tifrunner chromosome 1, arahy.Tifrunner.gnm2.J5K5, whole genome shotgun sequence genome containing:
- the LOC112696839 gene encoding pentatricopeptide repeat-containing protein At4g32450, mitochondrial, which encodes MPSMSSNRTSLLIFSSLLKFRNGSCMGDSVDFIKTLNLLRTISTAAERSDFQVSGSNQTDDSLGYRMQNNAGFYRETQSNPGSHQNQLVSRHSPDYSAQANANGSAGGTSAGNRQNINPNWGHTEGIRNEYGNNLAARGGNFSGSYGNNHGSSGRISYGAGQVANESHISISRNSVQNNSFGHNGGVNGYYGQSNTRMQEKQVGVGGDNSKGIGMHQNAFTGNQNWTQEPRGRMQYPNAHSSLRLSESPGNLLGNLPTNIRNPSPNDHYSGSNEFSQRYLGTEQFQQTPKNGQYSPNWNTVQGSTFGSAKPDGVSAEASNDSPYRGTLEELDGFCMNGKVKEAVEVLELLAKLHIPVDLPRYLQLMHHCGEAKSLEEAKIVHRNALQYLSPLQVSTYNKILEMYFECGSVDDALNVFNNMPERNLTTWDTMITQLAKNGFAEDSIDLFTQFKEKGLKPDGQMFIGVFLTCSMLGDIDEGMLHFESMSKDFGIVPSMAHFVSVVDMIGSIGHLDEAFEFIEKMPMEPSVDVWETMMNLCRAHGNTELGYRCAELVEQLDPSRLIEQSKAGLVPVKASDLTKEKDRKLASKNPLEVRSRVHEYRAGDTSHPENDKIYALLRGMKSQMKEAGYIPETKFVLHDIDQEGKEEALLAHSERLAVAYGLLSSSARSPIRVIKNLRVCGDCHTALKIISKIVGRELIIRDAKRFHHFKDGLCSCRDYW